The following coding sequences lie in one Arachis ipaensis cultivar K30076 chromosome B05, Araip1.1, whole genome shotgun sequence genomic window:
- the LOC107641689 gene encoding GATA transcription factor 18 has product MMHHRCCSGTTHQGHVMGPCTCAMFHGQTTTNSFSMLFSMPNHHNNPYDQPDDIIYSSSSSSSVDCTLSLGTPSTRFTEDEEKRTRHERRSSVSNFCWDLLQSTKHNHSQTKSSSNRPSNNADPLLARRCANCDTTSTPLWRNGPRGPKSLCNACGIRFKKEERRASAAAATTAAASGGVMDSSQMYSHHNSNSWYAHSQSQKMAAAAMGSEFRFVDDGDVRDSENGIPFLSWRLNVTDRTSLVHDFTR; this is encoded by the exons ATGATGCATCATCGATGTTGCAGCGGAACTACTCATCAGGGGCACGTCATGGGTCCCTGCACATGTGCTATGTTCCATGGCCAAACAACCACCAATTCCTTCTCCATGCTATTCTCCATGCCCAACCACCACAACAACCCTTACGATCAACCTGATGATATCATttactcctcctcttcttcatcctCCGTCGACTGCACCCTCTCCCTCGGAACCCCTTCCACCCGTTTCACCGAAGACGAAGAGAAGCGTACCCGCCATGAACGTCGTTCCTCCGTCTCCAACTTCTGCTGGGATTTGCTACAATCCACCAAACACAACCACTCTCAAACCAAGTCCTCCTCAAACCGCCCCTCCAACAACGCCGACCCTCTCCTCGCTCGTCGTTGCGCCAACTGTGACACCACTTCTACACCGCTCTGGAGGAATGGCCCCCGTGGCCCAAAG TCTCTATGCAATGCCTGTGGCATACGGTTCAAGAAAGAGGAGAGGAGGGCCAGTGCAGCAGCCGCCACCACCGCCGCGGCTTCTGGTGGCGTGATGGATTCATCGCAGATGTACAGCCACCACAACAGTAACTCGTGGTACGCACATTCGCAGAGCCAGAAGATGGCCGCGGCGGCGATGGGCAGCGAGTTCCGTTTCGTGGACGACGGTGATGTCCGGGACTCCGAAAACGGCATTCCGTTCCTGTCGTGGAGGCTCAACGTTACTGACAGAACAAGCCTCGTTCACGACTTCACAAGATGA